In one window of Fictibacillus phosphorivorans DNA:
- the pdhA gene encoding pyruvate dehydrogenase (acetyl-transferring) E1 component subunit alpha, with the protein MTKTIDAVQDQFETFQILSEDGEVVNESAMPNLSDEDLQELMRRMVYTRIWDQRAISLNRQGRLGFYAPVAGQEASMLGTHYALDKEDWILPGYRDIPQMVFHGFPLTQAFLWSRGHFQGGQIPEGVNVLMPQIIIGAQIIQAAGVGFGLKKQGKKNVCITYTGDGGASQGDFYEGLNFAGAYRANTIFVVQNNRFAISVPVEKQSAAKTIAQKAVAAGIEGIQVDGMDVLAVYAATQQARERAVSGEGPTLIETLTYRYGPHTMAGDDPTRYRTKDLDNEWEKKDPLVRFRKFLEKKNLWSEEQENKVVEEAKEDIKAAIKKADGAPKQKVTDLIGFMFEDLPFNLREQLEEYTAKESK; encoded by the coding sequence ATGACGAAAACAATTGATGCAGTTCAAGATCAATTTGAAACGTTCCAGATTCTTTCTGAAGACGGAGAAGTTGTTAACGAATCGGCAATGCCGAATTTGTCTGATGAAGATCTGCAAGAATTAATGCGCCGCATGGTTTACACTCGTATTTGGGATCAGCGTGCGATCTCTTTAAACAGACAAGGACGTCTAGGTTTCTATGCTCCAGTAGCTGGACAAGAAGCTTCCATGCTAGGAACTCACTATGCATTAGATAAAGAAGATTGGATTCTTCCAGGATACCGTGATATCCCTCAAATGGTTTTCCACGGTTTCCCATTAACACAAGCATTCTTATGGTCTCGTGGTCACTTCCAAGGTGGACAGATTCCTGAAGGTGTAAATGTATTGATGCCTCAAATCATCATCGGTGCTCAAATCATTCAAGCAGCGGGTGTTGGTTTCGGACTTAAGAAACAAGGTAAAAAGAACGTATGTATCACTTACACGGGTGACGGTGGAGCATCACAAGGTGACTTCTACGAAGGATTGAACTTTGCAGGAGCTTACCGTGCTAACACGATCTTCGTTGTTCAAAATAACCGTTTTGCGATCTCAGTTCCAGTTGAAAAGCAATCTGCAGCAAAAACGATCGCTCAAAAAGCAGTTGCAGCTGGTATTGAAGGAATTCAAGTTGACGGGATGGACGTTCTTGCCGTTTATGCAGCGACTCAACAAGCTCGTGAGCGTGCAGTTTCTGGTGAAGGTCCTACATTGATTGAAACACTTACTTACCGTTACGGACCACATACGATGGCAGGAGATGATCCTACTCGTTACCGTACAAAAGACCTTGATAACGAATGGGAAAAGAAAGATCCACTTGTTCGTTTCCGTAAGTTCTTGGAGAAAAAGAACCTTTGGTCTGAAGAGCAAGAAAACAAAGTTGTAGAAGAAGCAAAAGAAGATATTAAAGCTGCAATCAAGAAAGCAGACGGAGCGCCTAAGCAAAAGGTTACTGATCTAATCGGATTCATGTTCGAGGACCTTCCGTTCAACTTACGTGAGCAGTTAGAAGAATACACAGCAAAGGAGT
- the def gene encoding peptide deformylase — protein MLTMKDVIREGNPVLREKAVEVPFPFSDEDIKTANQLLEFVKNSQDPEIAAKYHLRPGIGIAAPQIGISKRIFAFHVTDENGNLYSYALLNPKIISHSVQMTYLDGGEGCLSVDREVPGLVPRYAKVTVKGFTPDGSEVNLKLKGLPGICFQHELDHLDGIMFYDRINEKQPFEPPANSVVIR, from the coding sequence GTGTTAACAATGAAAGATGTAATAAGAGAAGGTAACCCTGTACTTAGAGAAAAAGCAGTCGAAGTACCTTTTCCTTTTTCAGATGAAGATATTAAAACAGCTAACCAGCTTCTCGAATTTGTAAAGAACAGCCAAGATCCAGAGATTGCTGCTAAATACCATTTAAGACCTGGTATCGGAATAGCCGCTCCTCAAATCGGAATCTCGAAACGTATTTTTGCTTTTCATGTAACAGATGAAAACGGAAATTTATACAGTTATGCGCTTTTAAATCCGAAAATTATAAGTCATTCGGTACAAATGACTTATTTAGATGGAGGAGAAGGGTGCCTGTCTGTTGACAGAGAAGTTCCTGGACTTGTACCTCGATATGCAAAAGTTACTGTAAAAGGGTTCACACCTGACGGTTCAGAAGTTAACTTGAAGCTAAAAGGTCTTCCTGGAATCTGTTTTCAACATGAGCTTGATCATTTAGACGGTATTATGTTCTATGACCGAATTAATGAAAAACAGCCGTTCGAACCACCCGCAAATTCTGTTGTAATTAGATGA